The Daucus carota subsp. sativus chromosome 7, DH1 v3.0, whole genome shotgun sequence genome window below encodes:
- the LOC135147895 gene encoding uncharacterized protein LOC135147895 yields the protein MTEGDKNFYFNAERLNVKQTSLKLINKLAKGNKYNEVPLIVTPFMSERFNAQIVPYQVQVAQQQQHQQQQQQDQQLQLQLQQPPQPQDQQQQQQSPHHTPEQSPVQSPIPQRQFPSYEDEPLPFDFFEAQPSSSAPTQPTAQPQYSPPSQSTSQPLPSDSAIDPDLQAFRDDLQPASNEPDNTQVHNPADDSFQPTVSSPNTSTNTTSKPVKKVARKRSLSSLMDQPAALSSQKKQRGTLVVYTGTAGAMSEPRDERQTPSDTHAREASETALSVREEDNYDAFPKEMDDDDVFDATYCQNHEDGAFDEAYVFQTEEEVVDQEHEELVRKFKQENEARKRKLRDFQKLLEDKLITEEEIKKEKQKIYDAACVQKNLDVKHKVYT from the exons atgactgaaggcgacaagaacttctacttcaatgcTGAAAGACTTAATGTCAAACAGACCAGTCTCAAGTTGATCAACAAACTGGCTAAAGGAAATAAGTACAACGAAGTTCCACTTATTGTTACTCCTTTTATGTCAGAGAGGTTCAATGCTCAaattgttccttatcaagttcaagtggctcaacaacaacaacatcaacaacaacagcaacaagaccagcaacttcaacttcaactccaacaaccacctcaacctcaagatcaacaacaacaacaacaatcaccacaTCATACCCCTGAACAATCACCAGTTCAATCACCAATCCCCCAACGACAATTTCCATCatatgaagatgagcctctaccATTTGACTTCTTTGAagctcaaccatcttcatctgcacCCACACAACCTACTGCTCAACCACAATACTCTCCACCAAgtcaatcaacctcacaaccactgccaTCAGATTCTGCTATCGATCCTGATCTTCAGGCATTCAGAgatgacttacag cctgccagcaatgaacctgacaacacacaggttcataaccctgCTGATGATTCATTTCAGCCAACtgtctcttctccaaacacttcaaccaACACTACTTCAAAACCTGTTAAGAAGGTTGCCAGAAAGAGGAGTTTAAGTAGTTTGATggatcaacccgcagctctgtcttctcaaaagaaacaaaga ggaacattggtagtatacacTGGTACAGCTGGAGCTATGAGTGAACCGAgagatgaaaggcaaacaccgagcgatacacatgcacgtgaggctagtgaaacagctttgagtgtacgtgag gaagacaattatgatgcctttcctaaggaaatggatgatgatgatgtgtttgatgccacttactgccaaAATCATGAAGATGGTGCATTTGATGAAGCTTATGTGTTCCAGACTGAAGAGGAAGTTGTGGATCAAGAACATGAGGAGCTTGTGAGAAAGTTTAAGCaggagaatgaagctagaaagagaaagctcagggactttcaaaAGCTTCTGGAGGACAAGCTCATTACTGAAgaggaaatcaagaaggaaaagcaaaagatctatgatgctgcatgtgtgcagaagaatcttgatgtgAAACATAAAGTATATACATAA
- the LOC135147896 gene encoding uncharacterized protein LOC135147896: MWNKLVVTYEGTTDMKDSRMDTLIQEYENFKLQDGENIIDMETRFTRIIDELSQLGKNYTQNEKNRRVLKSLPPSWKVKVTTIKEMHNLNDYHIDNLFGNLRSYEEDNIPDVVIPKVEDKKKNMALKAILIDEDENDEELNEELQNLDESEIALLTRQLRRVLQSKAQRYGKGFLKSNNQQRVFNSNGRPNYSQNYSPNYKSNFPTNSGYNKGKTNQSPNGYNTNNYTPSKQKEQTPEETQEVCFECKQPGHYKRECPKRSKGRILVAKNGWDLSEDEEPPETSEEVVNLCLMEIEDASTSTDPSTTNQEVSISLPTLVDIPPLKLSNLNLSKMEKDELIKVLVEMNTRYDYLDQLFLSTWSEKEKLEDLYQTQQKEFSRIKESKIKLEEEMVSLQDSFNLDNNKTKNEITKLEIENISLLLKSKEWKMRSLN, from the coding sequence atgtggaacaaattaGTAGTAACCTATGAAGGTACTACCGACATgaaagattctcgaatggacacattgatccaagaatacgagaactttaaactccaagatggagaaaatatcatcgatatggaaacTAGATTTACTCGAATAATCGATGAACTATctcaactcggaaagaactatacacaaaatgaaaagaatcgtagagttcttaaatctctacctccgagttggaaagtgAAAGTCACTACTATTAAAGAGATGCATAATCTCAATGACTATCACATTGATAATTTATTCGGAAACCTTCGTTCTTACGAAGAAGATAATATTCCGGATGTTGTCATTCCTAAAGTGgaagacaagaagaaaaatatggcactAAAAGCTATATTAATCGAcgaagatgaaaatgatgaagaatTAAATGAAGAACTTCAAAATCTCGATGAAAGTGAAATCGCTCTACTCACGagacaacttcgtcgtgtgcttcaaagcaaagcacaaaggtatggaaaaggcttcctaaaatcgaataatcaacaaagagtatTTAACTCCaatggaaggcctaattactctcaaaattattcTCCAAACTACAAGAGTAATTTTCCTACCAACTCGGGCTataacaaaggcaaaaccaaTCAAAGCCCAAATGGTTATAATACCAATAATTACACTCCTtcaaaacaaaaagaacaaaCTCCGGAGGAAACACAAGAAGTGTGTTTCGAGTGTAAACAACCGGGTCACTATAAACGAGAATGTCCTAAACGTTCGAAAGGAAGAATTCTCGTGGCCAAAAAcggttgggatttaagtgaagatgaggAACCTCCCGAaacaagtgaagaagtggttaaTCTATGTTTGATGGAAATTGAAGATGCTTCTACATCAACGGATCCTTCCACTACTAACCAAGAGGTAAGTATTTCTTTACCAACTTTAGTTGATATTCCTCCTCTTAAACTCTCTAatttaaatttgtcaaaaatggAAAAGGATGAATTGATCAAGGTGCTAGTTGAAATGAATACTCGATATGATTATCTTgatcaattatttttatctacttGGTCCGAGAAAGAAAAACTTGAAGATCTATATCAAACTCAACAAAAAGAGTTTTCTCGGATAAAggaatcaaaaattaaacttgaagaagaaatggtATCTCTTCAAGATTCCTTTAATCTTGATAACAACAAgaccaagaatgaaattacaaagttggaaattgaaaatatttcctTGTTATTGAAATCTAAAGAATGGAAGATGAGAAgcttaaattaa
- the LOC108194704 gene encoding uncharacterized protein LOC108194704 has protein sequence MDLGKPSKICRKCQAVMWNQERNNKGAKHNEPTFSLCCRDGMIELPAERHPPPYLDDLLSNGVKSEHFKKNIRTYNSMFHFTSMGGKIDRSVNDGGGPFCFKLNGQNYHLLGTLKPTDGENPKFCQLYIYDTENEVDNRLNAFPGSNEMDPEIVAALVQMMDDHNKLASGFRMARQRFNLQEPEEFRLQLISSQSASGRANHVIASNEVAALIVGNVEDESPYRDLIVETKQLYLKRVYETCAQFMSLQYPLLFPYGDDGFHLNIPLHGKPARTTKNVNIDADETEPHHRDKVSMKEYYAYKLMIRPNQGMTMHLGGRLWQQFVVDAFAAVEQYRLDWIRTHQHVIRSDLYKSIRDFIRQGDTDSSTKGQNVILPATFTGSARYMNQYFKDSLAICRTIGHPSLFLTMTCNTQWPEIKEMLKHKPGIDVVDAPDIIARVFKLKLDQLIDLIKNKNYFGKCIGGNYYFCNISRLYNIFY, from the exons ATGGACCTCGGAAAGCCTTCTAAAATTTGTCGCAAGTGTCAAGCAGTCATGTGGAATCAGGAGCGCAACAACAAAGGTGCTAAACATAATGAACCAACTTTCTCTCTTTGTTGTAGAGATGGTATGATTGAGCTCCCTGCAGAAAGGCACCCCCCTCCATACTTGGATGACCTATTATCAAATGGTGTAAAATCAGAACATTTCAAAAAGAACATCAGGACCTACAATTCCATGTTCCATTTCACTTCCATGGGTGGCAAAATTGATCGTTCTGTGAATGATGGTGGAGGTCCATTTTGCTTCAAACTTAATGGTCAAAACTACCATTTACTCGGCACTCTCAAGCCAACAGACGGGGAAAATCCTAAGTTTTGCCAGTTGTACATATATGATACGGAAAATGAGGTTGATAATCGTCTTAATGCATTCCCAGGTAGTAATGAAATGGATCCAGAAATTGTTGCTGCTTTGGTTCAAATGATGGATGATCATAATAAGTTGGCCAGTGGTTTCCGCATGGCAAGGCAGCGGTTTAATCTTCAGGAGCCAGAAGAGTTCAGGTTACAATTGATATCATCTCAGTCAGCGTCTGGAAGGGCTAATCATGTTATTGCTTCCAACGAGGTTGCAGCATTGATTGTAGGAAATGTTGAGGATGAATCACCTTATAGAGATTTGATTGTTGAAACAAAACAATTATATCTTAAAAGAGTTTACGAGACATGTGCTCAATTCATGTCTCTGCAGTATCCTTTGCTCTTCCCCTATGGAGATGATGGATTTCACCTTAACATTCCACTACATGGTAAGCCGGCCAGGACAACAAAAAATGTCAACATAGACGCAGATGAAACTGAACCACACCACAGGGACAAGGTGTCAATGAAAGAATATTATGCATACAAATTAATGATACGTCCTAATCAGG GAATGACTATGCATCTTGGTGGTAGGTTATGGCAGCAGTTTGTAGTTGATGCATTTGCTGCAGTCGAACAGTACAGGTTAGACTGGATTAGAACACACCAACACGTGATCCGCTCAGATTTGTATAAATCTATACGTGATTTTATAAGGCAAGGTGATACTGATTCTTCTACAAAAGGACAGAACGTTATACTCCCTGCCACTTTCACAGGATCAGCTAGATACATGAACCAGTATTTCAAGGATTCTTTGGCAATATGTCGCACAATTGGTCATCCATCTTTATTCTTGACAATGACTTGCAACACACAGTGGCCAGAGATAAAGGAGATGCTCAAACATAAACCTGGCATTGATGTTGTTGATGCTCCAGATATTATTGCCCGAGTCTTTAAACTAAAACTCGACCAGTTAATTGATTTGATCAAGAATAAGAACTATTTTGGAAAATGCATCggaggtaattattatttttgcaatatctcacgtttatataatattttttactga